AGTCCTGTTTCCCGCTTTCGAGCAGCGCACCGGCATGGCCGGCGGGCCGACCCAGGTCATGCGCGGCGAGCACGTGCAGATGCGGGACCTGATCAACCAGATGGACGCGGCCCTGGCGCAGAAGGACGCCGACGGCTTCGGTGGCGCAGCGGAAACCCTCCTCATCATGATGCAGCAGCACAACATGAAGGAGGAAAACATCCTCTATCCGATGATCGACCAGGCACTCGGACAGGACGGCGAGCTCCAGTCGCGCGTCACGGCGGGCCTGAACGCCTAGCCGGAATCGACATGGCCGAGGAACGGGTGATCGACGGCAGGGGGCTGATGCCCCCGGAGCCGATGGAGCTGACCCTCACCGCCCTGGATACCCTCCCGGACGGGGAGGAGCTGCTCCTGCTGCTCTACTGCGAGCCGCAGCCGCTCTACGGCATCCTCAAGCAGAACGGCTACACGCATCGCTCGCAAACACGGCCCGACGGCACCGTAGAAGTCCACATCCGAAAAGCCTGAGGGGCAGCCATGCAACCCGGCCTCTCGTTCGAGCAGGCACCGCCGATCTCGGTGCCCTTCCGCTTCTTCCTCACTGCGCCGCTGTTCGGCATGGCGGCAGGACTGCTGCTGCTGTGGCAGGGGCCGTCTGCGCTTCTCTCGCGCTGGACATCGGTCGCCCTCGCGCTGACCCATCTGCTCGCCGTCGGCTTCATGCTGCAGGCGATGTGCGGCGCACTGCTGCAGATGCTGCCGGTCGCTGCGGGCGCCAACATCTGGCAGCCGCGCCGGGTGACGCAACTCACCCATGCCGGCCTGACCATCGGCACGCTGCTCCTGGTGGCCGGCTTCCTCGGCGAGAAGGCCCTGCTGTTCCAGATCGCCGTGCCGTTCATGACGGTGTCGCTGGGCGCCTTCGCGGTGATTGTCCTTGTGGCGCTGTTCCGCACGCCGGCGCAGGGACCGACCATCATTGCGCTGCGCATCGCCGTGTTCGGGCTGATCGTCACCATCGGCCTGGGGGCGACGCTGGCCTCCGCCTTCGGCTGGCAGCTGGCGCTGCCGCTGACGGAGATCACGCATGTGCACGCGGCCTGGGGGCTGGGCGGCTGGAGCCTGCTGCTGGTGGCCGGCGTCGCCTACCTGGTGGTGCCGATGTTCCAGCTGACGCCCCCCTATCCGACGTGGCTGGCGCGCAGCTTCTCGGTGACCCTGTTCTTCCTGCTGGCGGCCTGGTCGATCACCTGGCTGCCGCTGCAGCGGCCGGACGGCCTGCAGGTCGCGCTGGCCTGCGCCGCGGCGCTGCTGGCCGTGACCTTCGCCGTGGTGACGCTGCGCCTGCAGGGGCAGCGCCGGCGCAAGGTGACCGAGCCGACGCTGCTGTTCTGGCGCCTGGCGATGGCCTGCCTCATCGTCGCGGCCTTTGCCGTCATCCTGCAGCAGCTCAACCCGGGCTCGGAGGATCATGCCGGCACGCCCTTTTTGCTCGGCGTGCTGCTGATGGTGGGGGTGTTCATGCCGGTGATCAGCGGCATGCTCTACAAGATCATGCCCTTCCTCAACTGGCTGCATTTGCAGAAGATCGGCAAGCCCGGCCTGGTGGTGCCGAACATGCGCCAGATGATCTCGGAGCCGCGCATGATGATGCAGTTCAGGCTGCATCTGGCGGCGCTGCTGCTGTTGCTGGGCGCGGTGCCGCTGCCGCTGCTGGTTTATCCCGGCGGCCTGGCGCTGATCGCCTCGTGCATCTGGCTGGAGTGGAACCTGATCGTGGCGACGCGCAACTTCGCCCGCTTCAGCCGCGAACTGGAGGAGCGGCTGGCCCGGGAGCAGGCCGCCTGATCAGGGCTCGTATTCGCGCAGCTTCTTCACGCCGTGCACGGTAACGTGCTTGCCATGCACGGAGATCAGCTTGGCGGCGGCGAGGTCGTGGAAGATGCGCGACAGGGTTTCCGGCGTGAGGTTGAGCCGCGAGGCGATGACCTGCTTGCTGGTCGGCAGGTCGATCTCGACGTCGCTTATCTCGTCGTCGCCGTGGCCGCTGCGCTGCAGGAGGAAGCCGATGACGCGCTGGGTGCTGGAGCGCAGCGAGTAGGATTCGACGTCGCGGATCAGGCCGTGCAGGCGCAGGGCCAGGCCGGCCAGCATGCGGCGGGCGAAGGAGGCGTCGGTCTCGAGCATCTCGAAGACGGCCTGGCGGGCGATGTGCAGCAGCAGCGAGTCGGCGAGCGATTCGGCGAAGACGGGGTAGGGGCGGTCCATGAACATCACCGCCTCGCCGAAGCTTTGCTGCGGCCCGAGGATCTCGACCACCTTTTCGTTGCCGGCGGCCGAGGGGAAGGCGAGCTTCATCTGGCCGTAGACGATGGCGTAGAAGCCGCGCGGCTGGTCGCCCTTCTGAAACAGCATCTCGCCCTTGTGCAGGCGCTTTTCGCGCGTCTGTGCGGCAAGATGGTCGATCTGTTCCTGGCTGAGCTCCTGGAACAGGGGGATTCTGCGGAGTATTTGTGCGATGTCGAGCTTGTCGTTGTGCATTGAAAGACCCTTACCGGCTCTGACGGGGGCGCGGCGCGTGAAACATACCACGGAAAGCCCGGCTCGGGCGAGCCGGCGGGGTTTTCTGCGATGAACCTGTCCGGCGCTCCCGCCTTCTTTCATGCCCCGCACCGCGTGATGTTTCTGGCCGGCGCGACGCAGGGCCTGCTGGCCATGCTGTGGTGGGCCTTCGATCTTGCCGCCCGCCACGGACAGTTGTTCGTCGCGCCGGCCTGGCCGCTGCCGCCGTCCTGGATTCACGCGGCGCTGATGAGCTTCGGCTTTTTCCCCTTCTTCATCTTCGGCTTCGCCATGACCGCCGGGCCGCGCTGGCAGGCTGCGGCGCCGGTGTCCGAGAAGGCCTACCTTGCGGCCTTCGCCCTGATGAGCACGGGCTGGCTGGGCTTCCATGCGGCGCTGTGGCTGCCGTCGCTCCTGCTTCCCGCGCTGGGGCTGGTGCTGGCGGGCTGGTGCGCCGGACTGCCCGCGCTCTGGCGCGTCATGCGCACGCCGAGCAACGAACAGACCCACATCGTCGCCGTGGTGGGGGGACTGACTTTCGGCGCGCTGCTGCTGGCCGCCTTCCTCGGCTACGCCGCCGGCGGACCGGCCTGGATGGCGCAGCTCGCCGTGAAGGGCGGCGTTTGGTTCTTCCTGCTGCCGGTGTTTACGGCGCTGTGCCACCGCATGGTGCCGTTCTTCTCCAGCGCGGTGATCCCGAAGTACCGCGTCGTGCGGCCGCTGTGGGTGCTGCATCTCCTGCTGGCCTGCTATGCCGGCCATGGCGTGCTGGAAGTGGCCGGCCTGCCGCAATGGACCTGGCTGGCCGACCTGCCCGCGGCCCTGGCCGCTGGCTGGCTGAGCTTCGCCTGGCAGCTGCGCAGGTGCCTCGCGGTGCGGCTGCTCGCCGTGCTGCACGTCGCCTTTGCCTGGCTCGGGGCGAGCCTGGCGTTGCATGCCGCGAGCAGTCTGCTGCTGCTCTTCGGCGCCGGCTCGCTCGGCCTGGCGCCGCTGCATGCGCTGACGCTCGGCTTCTTCGCCTCGGCCGTGATCGGCATGGTAACGCGCGTGACGCTCGGGCATTCGGGCCGGCCGCTGAATGCCGACACGGCCGTCTGGGCGATCTTCTGGGTCATGCAGGGCGTGGCGGTGCTGCGCATGCTGGCGGAGTTTGTGCCCCTGACGGGCGCGGCGAATCTCTTCCTGCTCGCGGCCCTCGGCTGGCTGGCGGCGTTCGGCATCTGGTACGCGAAGTTCGCGTCGATCTACCTGAAGCCGCGCCCCGACGGCCGGCCGGGTTAACATCGGCGCCATGACGACCTACCTGCTCCTCAAGCATCTCCACGTCACCTTCGTGGTGATCTCCGTCACGGGTTTCTTCCTTCGCGGCGTCTGGATGCTGACGGATTCGCCGATGCTCAACCGGCTCTGGGTGCGGGTGGTGCCGCACGCGAACGACACCCTGCTGCTGGCGGCCGCCATCGGCCTGTCGATCGTGCTGCAGCAATATCCCTTCGTGCACGGCTGGGTGACGGCCAAGGTGCTGGGCCTGCTGGCCTACATCGGCTTCGGCATGTTCGCCCTGCGGCGCGGCCGCAGCAAGTCGGTGCGCGCGGGCTTCTGGCTGGCCTCGCTGGCCAGCTTCGCCTACATCGTCACGGTGGCCCTGACCAAGGACCCGTGCGGATTCCTGGCCTGGCTGTAGCCGCTCAGCGCGGCTGGTGGTTGAGCAGCTTGCGCAGGCCGTCGCCGTCGAGGATGCGGATGTGCTTCTGCTGCACGGCGATGAAGCCTTCCTCCTGGAAGCGGGAGAAGGCGCGGCTCACCGTCTCCAGCTTGAGGCCGAGGTAGCTGCCGATTTCCTCGCGCGTCATGCGCAGGTGGAATTCCGCCGCCGAGTAGCCGCGCGAGGTGAAGCGCTGCGACATGTTGAGCAGGAAGGCGGCCAGCCGCTCCTCGGCGCGCATGGTGCCGAGCAGCATCATCAGGCCCTGGTCGCGCACCAGCTCGCGGCTCATCACCTTGTGGAAGTTGTGCTGCAGCGCCTGGATCTCGCGCGAGAGCATTTCCAGCTGGGCGAAGGGAATGACGCAGACCTCGCTGTCCTCGAGTGCCACGGCATTGCAGGTGTGCACTTCGGTGCCGATGCCGTCCATGCCGAGGATTTCCCCGGCCATTTGGAAGCCGGTGACCTGGTCGCGGCCATCCTCGAGCAGGACGTCGGTCTTGAAGAAGCCGGTGCGCACGGCATAGATCGCCTCGAAGGAGTCGCCGGCGCGATAGAGGTTCTGCTGGCGTTTCAGCTTGCGGCGGGCGCCGACCAGGCTGTCCAGCTTGGCCAGCTCCTCCTTGCTGAGGCCCTCGGACAGGCACAGCTCATGCAGACTGCATTGGGAACAGGCGGCCTTGATCGTGACAAGGCTGATGGGAACGGCGGATTTGTTGGGCAATTCCGTCTCGCTTTCTCTCTCTGTTGGTTGGTCGCTTTGATCCATGTCAATACGATAAACGGGTCGATGCGGCATCTTTCCCCAACATCCCGCAGCAGGGCTGCAGTACCGATTTACCGCATTACATGAACGCGACTTTTCAGGATCTGATTTTCGACCCGCAGCTGATCCGCCGGTTCGATGTGAACGGACCCCGTTACACATCCTACCCGACGGCCGACCGCTTCGTCGAAGCCTTCGATGCCGACGCCTACCGGCTTTGGTTGGGCAAACGCACGGTCGGCGGCATCAGCAGGCCGCTTTCATTATACGTGCACATCCCCTTCTGCAACACCATCTGCTACTACTGCGCCTGCAACAAGATCATCACCAAGGACCATGGCCGCTCGGCCAAGTACCTGAAATACCTTGATAAAGAAATATCCCTGCAGTCGGGTTACCTGGAAGGCAGCCACGATGTCGTGCAGCTGCACTGGGGCGGCGGCACGCCGACTTTCCTCTCGCACGAGGAAATGCGCCAGCTGATGGGCTCGATCCGCCAGCACTTCCGCCTGCTGCCCAACGGCGAATATTCCATCGAGGTCGATCCGCGCAAGGTCGACGAAGCGACCGTGGCCCTGCTCGGCGAACTGGGTTTCAACCGCATGAGCCTGGGCGTGCAGGACTTCGACCTGGCGGTGCAGGAGGCGGTCAATCGCGTGCAGACCATCGAGGAGACGGAAACCGTGCTGCGCGCCGCGCGCGCCAACGGCTTCAAGTCGATCTCGGTCGACCTCATCTACGGCCTGCCCAAGCAGAACGTCATCAGCTTCAACCGTACGCTGGAAGAGGTCATCCGCCTCTCGCCGGATCGCCTGTCGATCTACAACTACGCCCACCTGCCGAGCCTGTTCAAGCCGCAGCGGCGCATTGCCGAGGGCGAGCTGCCTTCGGCCGACGCCAAGCTGCAGATCCTCCAGCTCGCCATCCGCCGGCTCACCGAGGCGGGCTATGTCTACATCGGCATGGACCACTTCGCCAAGCCGGACGACGAGCTTTCCGTGGCCCAGCGCCAGGGCCGGCTGCATCGCAACTTCCAGGGTTATTCGACGCACGCCGAGTGCGACATGATGTCCTTCGGCATCTCCTCGATCAGCATGGTCGGCCCCAGCTACTGCCAGAACGTCAAGACGCTCGACGAATACTACGACCGCCTCGACAACGGCGTGCTGCCGGTCTATCGCGGCATCGAGCTGACGCCGGACGACCTGCTGCGCCGCTCCATCATCCAGGCCCTGATGTGCCACTTCGAGGTGTCGATCGAGGCGCTCGAAGTGGCCCACCTGATCGACTTCAAGCGCTACTTTGCCGACGAGATCGCCGACCTGCGCGAGATGGAGAAGGGCGGCCTGCTCAAGCTCGACGACAAGTGGATCAGCGTGCAGCCGCGCGGCCGCATGCTGGTGCGCGCCATTGCCATGGTGTTCGACCGCTACCTGCGCGCCGACCGCGAGCGGGCCCGCTACTCGAAAGTGATCTAAACCGCGGATCGACGCGGAGGCCGTGTCGATCCGCGTGACCAGCGGTACCCCTCATGCCCGATACCGGCTACATCGCCGTCTTCCTCGTCGGTCTGCTCGGCGGCACGCATTGCATGGCCATGTGCGGCGGCATCGTCGGCGCCCTGACTGTCGGCACCCCGGCCGGCCGGCCGCAGTGGCCGCTGCACCTCGCCTACAACCTCGGCCGCATTTCCAGCTACGCGCTGGCCGGCGCCGTGCTCGGCGCCATCGGCAGTGCCGGCCTGCTGCTCAACGATGCGCTGCCGGTGCAGATGACCCTCTACGTGCTCGCCAACCTGATGCTTATCGCACTTGGCCTGTATCTGATCGGCGTGCCGCAGGGACTGACTTTCCTTGAGCGCGGCGGGCAGAAAGCGTGGGCGCGCATCCAGCCGCTGACGCGCCGCTTCCTGCCGGCGACCTCGGTATCGCGCGCGCTGCCGCTGGGCATGCTGTGGGGGTTCCTGCCTTGCGGCATGGTCTATTCGGTGCTCGCCACGGCGCTGCTTACCGGCAGCGCCCTGCGCGGGGCGGGGCTGATGCTGGCCTTCGGCCTCGGCACCCTGCCCAACCTGCTGCTGGCAGGGTTTCTCCTGCGGCGCTTCCGCGACGTCGTGCAGGGCCGCCCCGTGCGCCTCGCTTCCGGCCTTCTGGTGCTCGGCTTCGGCGTGTGGGGCCTGTTCAACGCCACCTCGCTCGGCGGCCGGCTCTGGCAGGGAATTGTCTGCGCCGTATAGAATCGAACGTTCATGAACGCGCCAGTCCTTCGTTCCGCCGTTGATCTGCCCATCGAGGGCATGACCTGCGCCGCCTGCGCGGCGCGCATCGAGAAGCAGCTGAACAAGCTGCCCGGCGTCTCGGCGGCCGTGAACTTCGCCAGCGAGCGCGCCCACGTCGAGTTCGACGCCGGCGCGGTGAGTCCGCCGCAACTCGTCGAGACCATCGAGAAGGCCGGCTTCAAGGTGCCGCCGCAGTCGCTCGACCTGGCGCTCTCCGGCATGACCTGCGCCGCCTGCGCCACGCGCATCGAGACGGTGCTGAACAAGCTGCCCGGCGTCGAGGCCAACGTCAATTTCGCCAGCGAGAAGGCCAGCATCCGCTTCGTGCCGGGGCAGGCCGACGCGGCGGCGCTCATCGCCGCCGTCCGTCGCGCCGGCTACGACGCGCGCGAATCCGGCCTCGACACGCGCGCCGCCGAGAAGGAACGCAAGGCCGCCGCCTACCGTGCCGAGCTGAAGCGCTTCTGGATCTCCGTCGTGCTCACCCTGCCGCTGGTGGCGCAGATGGGCGCGATGTTCTCCGGCGAACATGAAGACCTGCTGCCGCGCTGGCTGCAGCTCGCGCTCGCCACGCCGGTGCAGTTCTGGATCGGCTGGCGCTTCTACGTCGGCGCCTTCAATGCCCTGCGCGGCGGCGCCGGCAACATGGACGTTCTGGTGGCGCTCGGCACCTCGATGGCCTGGGCCTTCAGCGCCGTGGTGACGGTGCTCGACCTGCACCATCATCACGTCTATTTCGAGGCCTCCGCCGCCGTCATCACCCTGGTGCTGATGGGGAAACTGCTGGAGGCGCGCGCC
The window above is part of the Denitratisoma sp. genome. Proteins encoded here:
- a CDS encoding hemerythrin domain-containing protein gives rise to the protein MSGITSALHNHHKLCDDDFADAEDAARKGDWAACAATYGKFRTELLAHFSVEEEVLFPAFEQRTGMAGGPTQVMRGEHVQMRDLINQMDAALAQKDADGFGGAAETLLIMMQQHNMKEENILYPMIDQALGQDGELQSRVTAGLNA
- a CDS encoding DUF2249 domain-containing protein yields the protein MAEERVIDGRGLMPPEPMELTLTALDTLPDGEELLLLLYCEPQPLYGILKQNGYTHRSQTRPDGTVEVHIRKA
- a CDS encoding Crp/Fnr family transcriptional regulator, producing the protein MHNDKLDIAQILRRIPLFQELSQEQIDHLAAQTREKRLHKGEMLFQKGDQPRGFYAIVYGQMKLAFPSAAGNEKVVEILGPQQSFGEAVMFMDRPYPVFAESLADSLLLHIARQAVFEMLETDASFARRMLAGLALRLHGLIRDVESYSLRSSTQRVIGFLLQRSGHGDDEISDVEIDLPTSKQVIASRLNLTPETLSRIFHDLAAAKLISVHGKHVTVHGVKKLREYEP
- a CDS encoding NnrS family protein; protein product: MNLSGAPAFFHAPHRVMFLAGATQGLLAMLWWAFDLAARHGQLFVAPAWPLPPSWIHAALMSFGFFPFFIFGFAMTAGPRWQAAAPVSEKAYLAAFALMSTGWLGFHAALWLPSLLLPALGLVLAGWCAGLPALWRVMRTPSNEQTHIVAVVGGLTFGALLLAAFLGYAAGGPAWMAQLAVKGGVWFFLLPVFTALCHRMVPFFSSAVIPKYRVVRPLWVLHLLLACYAGHGVLEVAGLPQWTWLADLPAALAAGWLSFAWQLRRCLAVRLLAVLHVAFAWLGASLALHAASSLLLLFGAGSLGLAPLHALTLGFFASAVIGMVTRVTLGHSGRPLNADTAVWAIFWVMQGVAVLRMLAEFVPLTGAANLFLLAALGWLAAFGIWYAKFASIYLKPRPDGRPG
- a CDS encoding SirB2 family protein gives rise to the protein MTTYLLLKHLHVTFVVISVTGFFLRGVWMLTDSPMLNRLWVRVVPHANDTLLLAAAIGLSIVLQQYPFVHGWVTAKVLGLLAYIGFGMFALRRGRSKSVRAGFWLASLASFAYIVTVALTKDPCGFLAWL
- the fnr gene encoding fumarate/nitrate reduction transcriptional regulator Fnr, whose protein sequence is MPNKSAVPISLVTIKAACSQCSLHELCLSEGLSKEELAKLDSLVGARRKLKRQQNLYRAGDSFEAIYAVRTGFFKTDVLLEDGRDQVTGFQMAGEILGMDGIGTEVHTCNAVALEDSEVCVIPFAQLEMLSREIQALQHNFHKVMSRELVRDQGLMMLLGTMRAEERLAAFLLNMSQRFTSRGYSAAEFHLRMTREEIGSYLGLKLETVSRAFSRFQEEGFIAVQQKHIRILDGDGLRKLLNHQPR
- the hemN gene encoding oxygen-independent coproporphyrinogen III oxidase; the protein is MNATFQDLIFDPQLIRRFDVNGPRYTSYPTADRFVEAFDADAYRLWLGKRTVGGISRPLSLYVHIPFCNTICYYCACNKIITKDHGRSAKYLKYLDKEISLQSGYLEGSHDVVQLHWGGGTPTFLSHEEMRQLMGSIRQHFRLLPNGEYSIEVDPRKVDEATVALLGELGFNRMSLGVQDFDLAVQEAVNRVQTIEETETVLRAARANGFKSISVDLIYGLPKQNVISFNRTLEEVIRLSPDRLSIYNYAHLPSLFKPQRRIAEGELPSADAKLQILQLAIRRLTEAGYVYIGMDHFAKPDDELSVAQRQGRLHRNFQGYSTHAECDMMSFGISSISMVGPSYCQNVKTLDEYYDRLDNGVLPVYRGIELTPDDLLRRSIIQALMCHFEVSIEALEVAHLIDFKRYFADEIADLREMEKGGLLKLDDKWISVQPRGRMLVRAIAMVFDRYLRADRERARYSKVI
- a CDS encoding sulfite exporter TauE/SafE family protein yields the protein MPDTGYIAVFLVGLLGGTHCMAMCGGIVGALTVGTPAGRPQWPLHLAYNLGRISSYALAGAVLGAIGSAGLLLNDALPVQMTLYVLANLMLIALGLYLIGVPQGLTFLERGGQKAWARIQPLTRRFLPATSVSRALPLGMLWGFLPCGMVYSVLATALLTGSALRGAGLMLAFGLGTLPNLLLAGFLLRRFRDVVQGRPVRLASGLLVLGFGVWGLFNATSLGGRLWQGIVCAV